In the Cydia splendana chromosome 2, ilCydSple1.2, whole genome shotgun sequence genome, one interval contains:
- the LOC134803414 gene encoding uncharacterized protein LOC134803414: MPLLALTVTEYGDESAAYLTSQRATDRAARSNHTAFGHNGHKSQHNARRAKQKLRKLTVFNSEVQLSTMKVLLCFVAILVSLAQADMGGECDLAMFYLELGCTAAPRANDAAGCPQAFSCPDLHPDPTKCYYRGVAYSNNDVLPQNLIKNPCSQRCTCQVSDEPRFECAAVDCVESFDSDLQQCVATFELDSCCSVDNVCGKDAIAKLATCEIDSKTYREGESFEPKDSMKSCVCTPQWNGTVSPAYCRDINCGVEIHYQKNLLDNCAPIFFKNSRSCPIGFKCPASDTKVVRGLNLKAVSAQCQFGNETLSVGDEVTVGEKCTRCACEVPPFVSCTQQSTCS; encoded by the exons ATGCCCCTCCTGGCACTGACCGTGACAGAGTATGGAGATGAGAGCGCGGCTTATCTCACTTCCCAGCGGGCAACCGACCGCGCCGCTCGCTCCAACCACACGGCCTTTGGTCACAACGGTCACAAGTCACAACACAACGCCAGGCGCGCCAAACAAAAACTTAGGAAATTAACTGTTTTTAACTCGGAAGTGCAACTATCGACCATGAAGGTTCTGCTGTGTTTTGTGGCGATCC TGGTGAGCTTGGCGCAAGCAGATATGGGCGGCGAGTGCGACCTAGCCATGTTCTACTTGGAGCTGGGCTGCACGGCGGCACCGCGCGCCAACGACGCCGCTGGATGCCCGCAAGCCTTCAGCTGCCCCGATCTTCATCCTGATCCCACCAAGTGCTACTACAG AGGTGTGGCATATTCTAACAACGACGTGCTGCCCCAGAACCTGATAAAGAACCCGTGCTCGCAGCGCTGCACGTGCCAGGTGTCGGACGAGCCCCGCTTCGAGTGCGCGGCGGTCGACTGCGTCGAGAGCTTCGACTCCGACCTGCAGCAGTGCGTGGCCACCTTTGAGCTGGACTCCTGCTGCAGTGTGGACAACGTGTGCG GTAAAGACGCCATCGCCAAGCTAGCGACCTGCGAGATCGACAGCAAGACGTATCGCGAGGGAGAGTCCTTCGAGCCTAAGGACTCCATGAAGAGCTGCGTATGCACGCCTCAGTGGAACGGGACCGTCAGCCCCGCGTACTGCCGCGACATCAACTGCGGCGTTGAGATACACTATCAGAAGAACCTCCTGGACAATTGCGCTCCAATCTTCTTCAAAAACTCACGCAGTTGCCCAATCGGTTTCAAATGCC CGGCATCGGATACTAAAGTCGTCCGCGGCCTAAACCTGAAGGCGGTGAGCGCGCAGTGCCAGTTCGGGAACGAGACCCTGTCCGTCGGCGACGAGGTGACGGTGGGCGAGAAGTGCACGCGCTGCGCCTGCGAGGTGCCTCCCTTCGTCTCTTGCACCCAGCAAAGCACCTGTAGCTAA
- the LOC134800871 gene encoding fibril-forming collagen alpha chain-like, with product MSWQAAALALLVLQVSCKELTEPANDQGLPQAQDPNFSDGDVTTYDDYETEADLGDFRGLGTGPTRRPVSIGVRGEQTGYPRVKVSVRQLRLARGQSRTVDCTPEGYPLPVIQWTKEGGGLSQRTRQSGNLLIISNAQDEDRGNYVCSGLVDGNSINTDYLTVDIVGGDTSPRCIDQGRSWGEGETWSPNNCTLCQCFGGRTNCSVLPACLTGEQAGPSRVRISERQLRIARGQSRTVDCSPEGFPVPIIQWSKEGGVFGKGTRQSGNTLVITEAHDDDRGTYVCSGVVAGRAVGSEYLTLEIVGGHGHAAVVGTSVRGVPGSAGEEGPPGPPGAPGVNGVPGAPGLPGSTGPLPDVNDHLRRQVASNGDKGPPFDPYNYMQASVGAPGIRGIQGPPGPPGPQGFQGPRGEPGEPGLPGQQGPPGERGPQGLAGKDGAPGDDGEPGPAGAAGQTGPRGAPGLPGIQGLKGHRGFDGKDGAKGDQGPAGEKGPTGQSGVMGPPGPVGPMGPRGERGREGSPGAPGMRGVDGVAGSPGPVGNVGKPGSPGFPGAPGLKGEQGAVGPQGSQGMQGPRGESGRPGQPGEAGPQGLAGRDGVPGEKGVAGQSGNAGPQGFPGPRGLPGVAGDPGIHGAKGEPGQIGERGMRGESGIRGEPGAPGPRGLPGSVGPEGKRGKRGLRGPAGNIGPQGDRGQPGLRGLPGPDGPIGARGQPGERGNVGLPGEKGITGDAGRPGPQGLQGPRGVVGRPGISGKQGPPGDRGIPGADGRPGEMGPQGLQGTPGPMGSPGERGLQGESGKDGEMGQPGPEGRKGDAGRDGSPGIQGAQGLPGPAGERGSAGPSGPTGFPGMPGAAGLPGSSGKDGEPGVAGPAGPPGPAGPRGERGFNGDRGLPGQAGASGEKGDVGSQGPDGPAGPEGPRGSKGQQGHPGALGLPGPRGPTGASGEKGERGSPGPAGNDGPTGRQGEQGPQGPVGPAGPPGEPAERGEPGTPGTPGEAGANGSPGERGQPGLQGAQGLPGSPGLTGMPGIKGDRGYSGPKGQQGAPGSPGIVGEPGLRGVPGLAGAKGSRGEHGLKGESGHPGLPGRPGDLGPQGPQGSPGSAGTPGLAGPKGATGDSGRSGAPGSQGLTGPQGPEGVKGERGSEGETGPQGPAGSAGPPGERGPSGLPGMAGQPGPQGLRGAQGESGTPGKPGADGAPGPIGASGLQGPPGPMGEQGPEGRPGKLGQPGIPGRPGDKGPAGQPGISGSPGTPGLQGSPGQAGPPGPTGERGQRGEAGPAGVDGPRGPAGKQGAPGLDGAKGERGEAGLDGAKGHAGLPGLPGMVGAPGRVGERGLPGPTGPPGKDGDSGPRGTPGRDGAPGPQGPAGPPGGRGPAGEPGRHGPPGPAGPPGPPGPAGEGLAYDAAALAAMMQQGSIKGPDPLNDDPSMLPSRFFKDDMTAAERKEIVTKAYERLKVSLDKFLKPDGSQDAPGKTCGDIKYHHPGFKSGQYWIDPNGGDINDAILVHCDMDTGSSCIYPKPMESKDISYKGKEKEIWLSELEDGFTINYKADHSQLTYLQLLSGRAAQNVTLHCRNTVGYYDPEAHHHRRGLKLLAYNDAEILPRANNRLRYSAVLDDCQYKSQEWAKTIVEYSTDKSGRLPLLDVAVRDLGRGQQAFRVELGLACFT from the exons ATGTCGTGGCAGGCGGCCGCGCTGGCGCTACTGGTGCTGCAGGTCTCCTGCAAGGAGCTGACGGAGCCCGCAAACGACCAGGGCCTGCCGCAAGCTCAGGACCCCAACTTCAGCGACGGCGATGTCACTACGTATGACGACTACG AGACTGAAGCGGATTTGGGAGACTTCCGAGGATTAGGAACAG GACCTACCCGAAGACCTGTGTCCATAGGAGTTAGAG gtgAACAGACAGGATACCCTAGAGTGAAAGTCAGCGTGCGCCAACTGAGGCTTGCCAGGGGACAAAGCAGGACAGTAGACTGCACCCCCGAGGGCTACCCTCTGCCGGTTATCCAGTGGACCAAG GAAGGTGGTGGGCTCAGCCAACGAACCAGGCAAAGCGGCAATCTGCTGATTATAtctaacgcccaagacgaagaCCGGGGAAACTATGTGTGCTCTGGACTTGTGGACGGAAATTCCATAAATACCGATTATCTTACCGTCGATATTGTAG GCGGCGATACAAGTCCGCGTTGCATCGACCAAGGACGCTCGTGGGGCGAGGGCGAGACCTGGAGCCCCAACAACTGCACGCTCTGCCAGTGCTTCGGCGGCCGCACCAACTGCTCCGTGCTGCCTGCCTGTCTTACAG GGGAACAAGCGGGGCCCTCTAGAGTTAGAATTAGTGAGCGACAGCTGAGAATAGCGAGAGGACAAAGCCGGACTGTTGACTGCTCTCCTGAGGGATTCCCTGTGCCGATCATCCAGTGGAGCAAG GAAGGGGGCGTATTCGGAAAAGGAACAAGACAAAGCGGAAATACGTTGGTAATAACTGAGGCTCACGATGATGACCGCGGAACTTACGTGTGCTCCGGGGTCGTGGCGGGAAGAGCCGTCGGCAGCGAGTACCTCACTCTTGAAATAGTAGGAG GTCACGGTCATGCGGCTGTAGTGGGTACATCTGTCCGCGGCGTGCCTGGATCAGCCGGTGAGGAGGGCCCCCCGGGGCCGCCCGGCGCCCCCGGCGTCAACGGCGTCCCCGGCGCGCCCGGCCTGCCCGGCTCCACCGGCCCCCTGCCAGAT GTGAATGATCACCTGAGACGACAAGTTGCAAGTAACGGAGATAAAGGACCCCCATTCGACCCATATAACTATATGCAAGCTTCAGTAGGCGCTCCGGGCATCAGAGGCATACAAG GACCACCAGGGCCACCTGGACCGCAAGGTTTTCAGGGACCGCGAGGCGAGCCTGGAGAACCGGGTTTGCCCGGACAGCAAGGACCCCCGGGTGAAAGAGGACCCCAAGGGTTAGCTGGAAAAGAT GGAGCTCCGGGCGACGACGGTGAACCCGGGCCGGCGGGAGCGGCGGGACAGACCGGCCCGCGCGGCGCCCCGGGCTTGCCCGGCATCCAGGGCCTGAAGGGCCACCGCGGCTTCGACGGCAAGGACGGTGCCAAGGGCGACCAGGGACCTGCTGGAGAAAAGGGGCCGACCGGCCAGTCTGGAGTGATGGGACCACCGGGACCTGTG GGCCCGATGGGACCCCGTGGAGAGAGAGGTCGCGAAGGCTCCCCGGGAGCGCCCGGCATGCGCGGCGTCGACGGTGTGGCGGGATCGCCAGGACCTGTG GGCAACGTGGGAAAACCCGGTTCTCCAGGATTTCCAGGGGCACCAGGGCTAAAGGGCGAGCAAGGCGCAGTTGGCCCCCAGGGCAGCCAAGGCATGCAAGGTCCTAGGGGAGAATCAGGTCGGCCAGGGCAACCAGGAGAAGCCGGTCCGCAGGGGCTCGCTGGTCGCGACGGTGTCCCTGGGGAGAAGGGCGTGGCCGGACAATCAGGAAATGCGGGGCCTCAAGGCTTCCCTGGCCCCAGAGGCTTACCCGGTGTAGCTGGTGACCCAGGAATTCATGGCGCTAAGGGAGAACCG GGTCAAATTGGAGAAAGAGGTATGAGAGGTGAATCAGGCATCAGAGGAGAGCCAGGTGCTCCAGGACCACGTGGTCTTCCTGGGAGTGTAGGACCTGAGGGCAAACGCGGCAAGCGAGGACTCAGGGGACCTGCTGGCAACATCGGACCTCAAGGAGACAGAGGTCAACCAGGGTTGAGAGGGTTGCCCGGTCCTGATGGCCCGATTGGAGCTAGAGGCCAACCAGGTGAAAGAGGAAATGTTGGATTACCTGGTGAGAAAGGTATTACAGGTGATGCTGGAAGACCTGGCCCTCAAGGATTGCAAGGTCCTAGAGGTGTAGTAGGGCGACCAGGAATATCCGGCAAACAAGGGCCGCCTGGAGATCGTGGTATACCTGGAGCAGATGGTAGACCCGGAGAAATGGGACCTCAAGGCTTACAAGGAACACCTGGACCCATGGGGAGCCCTGGCGAACGAGGATTGCAA GGCGAGTCCGGAAAAGATGGAGAGATGGGCCAGCCTGGTCCTGAAGGCCGGAAGGGTGATGCAGGACGGGACGGTAGCCCTGGCATCCAGGGTGCACAGGGTCTCCCGGGTCCCGCTGGTGAAAGAGGATCGGCTGGGCCTTCGGGACCAACAGGTTTCCCT GGTATGCCGGGAGCTGCCGGATTACCCGGATCATCGGGCAAAGACGGCGAGCCCGGCGTGGCGGGGCCGGCGGGCCCACCGGGGCCGGCCGGGCCGCGGGGCGAGCGAGGCTTCAACGGCGACCGCGGCCTCCCGGGGCAGGCGGGCGCGTCCGGCGAGAAGGGCGACGTGGGATCGCAAGGACCTGATGGACCCGCG GGTCCGGAAGGTCCGAGAGGCAGCAAAGGTCAACAAGGACACCCCGGAGCTTTGGGCTTGCCGGGACCAAGAGGACCCACTGGAGCCTCAGGAGAAAAAGGCGAACGTGGTTCACCGGGCCCCGCGGGTAATGATGGACCTACCG GACGTCAAGGAGAACAAGGTCCTCAAGGACCTGTGGGCCCGGCCGGGCCCCCTGGTGAGCCGGCCGAGAGAGGCGAGCCCGGTACGCCCGGCACACCCGGTGAAGCCGGCGCCAACGGCTCGCCCGGTGAGCGCGGGCAGCCCGGCCTGCAGGGCGCGCAAGGCTTGCCCGGGTCGCCCGGCCTCACGGGCATGCCCGGCATCAAGGGCGACCGGGGCTACAGCGGACCCAAGGGCCAACAAGGTGCTCCTGGCAGCCCAGGCATTGTTGGAGAACCCGGCCTGCGAGGTGTTCCGGGCTTAGCGGGCGCTAAGGGGTCACGGGGCGAGCATGGCCTTAAAGGAGAATCAGGGCATCCTGGTCTGCCGGGAAGACCCGGTGACCTTGGACCGCAG GGTCCTCAAGGAAGCCCTGGATCGGCGGGAACACCCGGTCTTGCCGGACCAAAAGGAGCAACCGGAGATTCTGGCAGATCAGGCGCCCCGGGGTCCCAAGGGCTCACGGGTCCTCAGGGTCCAGAAGGCGTCAAAGGCGAGAGAGGCAGCGAGGGCGAGACCGGACCCCAAGGTCCCGCGGGATCTGCGGGGCCGCCCGGAGAGAGGGGACCAAGTGGCTTGCCAGGGATGGCAGGACAGCCCGGACCTCAAGGATTACGCGGAGCGCAG ggtGAAAGCGGAACCCCGGGCAAACCAGGTGCTGACGGTGCTCCAGGTCCAATAGGGGCTTCAGGACTGCAAGGCCCACCCGGTCCCATGGGAGAGCAAGGGCCGGAGGGACGTCCCGGAAAGCTAGGGCAACCGGGCATCCCTGGCAGGCCTGGAGACAAGGGGCCGGCCGGGCAGCCGGGTATTTCTGGATCTCCCGGTACACCTGGATTACAG GGTTCTCCGGGACAAGCTGGACCTCCTGGTCCGACGGGTGAACGCGGACAACGCGGTGAAGCTGGTCCCGCCGGCGTGGACGGGCCTCGAGGGCCAGCCGGCAAGCAGGGAGCTCCTGGCCTCGACGGCGCTAAAGGAGAGAGGGGCGAAGCTGGATTAGATGGAGCCAAAGGGCACGCCGGCCTCCCAGGCCTGCCAGGAATGGTCGGTGCGCCGGGACGCGTGGGAGAACGAGGCCTGCCTGGACCGACGGGACCGCCAGGAAAAGACGGGGATTCTGGCCCTAGAG GCACTCCCGGGCGCGACGGTGCTCCTGGCCCTCAAGGACCGGCGGGCCCGCCCGGAGGCCGAGGACCCGCAGGAGAACCCGGACGACACGGGCCTCCTGGACCGGCCGGGCCGCCGGGCCCTCCCGGACCCGCCGGCGAAGGCCTTGCTTACGACGCTGCTGCTCTTGCTGCAATGATGCAACAAG GTTCAATTAAAGGCCCCGACCCACTTAACGACGATCCCAGCATGCTGCCATCGCGTTTCTTCAAGGACGACATGACGGCCGCAGAGCGCAAAGAAATAGTGACTAAGGCGTACGAACGTCTGAAGGTGTCCTTGGACAAATTCCTGAAGCCAGACGGCTCGCAAGACGCGCCCGGCAAGACCTGTGGGGACATCAAATATCATCACCCCGGATTTAAGAGTG GTCAGTACTGGATCGACCCGAACGGCGGCGACATCAACGACGCCATCCTGGTGCACTGCGACATGGACACGGGAAGCAGCTGCATCTACCCCAAGCCGATGGAGTCCAAGGACATCTCCTACAAGGGCAAGGAGAAAGAGATCTGGCTCAGCGAGCTGGAAGATGGTTTCACT ATAAATTACAAAGCGGACCACAGCCAGCTGACGTACCTGCAGCTGCTGTCGGGCCGCGCCGCGCAGAACGTGACGCTGCACTGCCGCAACACTGTCGGCTACTACGACCCTGAGGCGCACCATCACCGCCGCGGACTTAAGCTGCTCGCCTACAACGATGCCGAGATTCTTCCCCGCGCCAACAACCGCCTGCGGTACTCGGCAGTGCTGGATGACTGCCAG TACAAGTCGCAAGAATGGGCGAAGACCATCGTGGAGTACTCAACAGACAAGTCCGGGCGGCTGCCGCTGCTGGACGTGGCGGTGCGCGACCTGGGCCGCGGCCAGCAGGCCTTCCGCGTCGAACTCGGGCTGGCCTGCTTCACGTAG